ATATGAACGAATGTTTCTTTTCTTGTCTTCCCTTCGACAGTCGTAAATCCAACGTCCTCGAACGCGCCGACGGCGTCGCCGAGACCGAACCGCTCGTCCATCGGCGGTCCGTCGGACCCGGACCCGGAACGCGACCAATCGACCGTGACTACCCGACCGCCGGGGCGGATCACTCGCGCGAGTTCGTCGAGCGCGGCGTCCTCGGCGAACTCGTGGTACGTCATCGTCGAGAAGGCGGCGTCGAGTTCGTCGTCCTCGAACGGCAGCGACGACGCCTCGGCGGTCACGAACTCGACGGCGTCGGGAGCACCCTTGTCCCGATACCGCTCGTGCATCTCCGCCTGTACGTCGACCGCGTACAGGTGGCCGGCGAACGGCGCGATCTCGTCCGTGTAAAACCCGGTCCCGCTCCCGATGTCGGCGACGACGTCGTCGGAGGCCGGATCGACCGCGGCCAGCAGTTCCTCGCGGGAGCAGAAGCGATACCGGCCGGCGTCTTCGAGCGCGTCCGCCCGGTCGGCGTCGAACGTGTGAAATCCCATATCCCGCGTACGAACAGCGTGGACCTAAAACTGTGCTCGTCGGCAGAGTGCGCGGTGCTGTAACCCCGTCGTGAGGAGGGATCGAAGTCGGGAGTCGGCCGCTCAGGTCGATCGAGTCGGTCGGGAACTCCGAGCCGTCCCGCCGCTGCCGCAGCAGTCAAGATTAACAGGGTCGGACGCGAGTTTCAAACGATGGCACCGACACTCCGAACTCCGACCGAACGGACCTGTGAGCGCTGCGGCCGCATCGAGGTCTGGGAGGAAGAAGCGGGAACGTGGCGTCTCGCGGTCGACGAGTCGGGAACCCCCCAGACGGTCGGCAGTCCGTACTGCATCCACGAGTGGGACATCAACGGTACCTTCGTCCCCTTCGAAGGTGGCGCTCTCGAAGCCTGAACCGGACTCGACTATTCCTCGGCGAGGGACTCCAACACGGAGGCCGTCCCATCGAAATACGACCCGTCGACGACGGTGTCCGCTGCCTCCCGAGCGGCGGGGTCCGCGTTCGCGACGGCGAACGAACGGCCAGCGACGCGGAACGTGGAGACGTCGTTCTCGCTGTCGCCGATCGCGACGAAATCAGCGGGGTCGCGACCGAGCGTCTCGGCGACGGCTTCGAGCCCCGTTCCCTTCTCGACGCCCGGGGTCTTCACGTGGTAGGCGTAGCCGGTGTCGAACACTTCGAGGTCGAACTCGGCGGCGACGGATCGAAGCAGATCCTCGTCGGCCGACCGGTTGACCGCGATCTCGGTCCGCCGCCACTCGTTGATGGCGTCGAACGAGCCCCAGCCGATGTCGCCGCCGCGCTCGACGAACGCGTCGGCGGCGGCCTGTGCGCGGTCGCGGTCGCCCTGATACGAGACCGTGTCGTCGGCGAGGACGACCCCGCCGTTCTCGGCGATCACCGTCAGTTCGAGTCCGAGGTAATGCGAGAGGCTCACCGGGTAGGGAAACGCCTTCCCGGTCGCGAGGACGACGGTCGCGTCCCACGCCTGCAGGTATTCGAACGCACGGGGGTCGAGGCGGCCGGTTCCGTCTGTGAGCGTCCCGTCGATGTCGAGGGCGAGCGGCGGCGTCTCGGCAGTCATCGGCGCGGCTTGGGGACGAAGCGTCAAAGATCCACCGCTGTCGGTCGGGTCTGAGGCCGTCCGCGACGCCACGAGGCGACTATGGCGAACGCCACCGACGACAGTGGGGAAGTGACCGTGACCGGCCCCGGACCGACACGGCGAGACGTTCGTAACGGACGCCACCAGACGCTACAATAAAGTACGTGCTGGCCAACTGTGTACTGTGAAATGAGTAAAACTCCGAGCGCCCTCGTCCTCGGCGGGGGATCGACCGGTTGCGGCATCGCGCGGGACCTCGCGATGCGCGGCGTCGACGTCACTCTCGTCGAGAAGGGGAACTTGACCCACGGGACGACCGGGCGGATGCACGGCCTCCTCCACAGCGGTGGTCGCTACGCCGTCTCCGATCAGAAGTCGGCGACGGAGTGCATCGAGGAGAACCGCGTCCTCCGGCGGATCGCGAGCCACTGCGTCGAGATGACCGGCGGGTTGTTCGTCCAGCGCCCCGAGGACGACGACGAGTACTTCGAGGAGAAGTTAGACGGGTGTCGCGAGTGCGGTATCCCGGCCGAAGTCCTGACCGCGGAGGAGGCACGGGAGATCGAGCCGTATCTCGCCGCGGACATCGAGCGCGCCATCCGCGTCCCCGACGGGGCCGTCGATCCGTTCCGGCTCTGCGTTGCCAACGCGGCCGACGCGGTCGAACACGGCGCGCGCGTGGAGACGCACTCGGAGGTGACCGACGTCCTCGTCGAGGACGGCGAGGTCGTCGGCGTCGAGGTCGAACACGACACCGGCTCCGGGCAGTTCGTCCACGGCGAGCCGGGGACGACCGAGGAACTGTACGCCGACTACGTCGTCAACGCCACCGGCGCGTGGGCGGGACAGATCGGCGAGATGGCCGACGTCGAGGTCGCCGTCCGGCCTTCCAAGGGCGTGATGACGATTATGAACGTCCGCCAGGTCGACACCGTCATCAACCGCTGTCGGCCGAAGGGCGACGCCGACATCGTCGTCCCCCACGAGACGACCTGCATCCTCGGGACGACCGACGAGGAGGTCGAAGACCCCGAGGACTACCCCGAGGAGGGCTGGGAGGTCGACCTGATGATCGACACCCTCTCGGAACTCGTCCCGATGCTGTCGGAGGCGCGGACCATCCGCTCTTTCTGGGGCGTCCGGCCGCTCTACGAACCGCCGGAGGTCGGGAGCGAGGACCCGACCGACATCACGCGGGACTTCTTCCTCCTCGACCACGACGAGCGCGACGACCTCCCCGGAATGGCCTCGATCGTCGGCGGGAAGCTCACGACTTACCGGATGATGGCCGAGGACATCGCGGATCACGTCTGCGAGAAACTCGGCGTCGACGCCGAGTGCCGAACGGCAGACGAGCCGCTGCCCGGTTCGGAGGACTTCTCGGTCCTGCGCGACTGGATGGACGAATTCGGCCTCCGGTCGCCCGTGGGTCTCCGCAGCGGCGAACGCCTCGGCTCTCGAACCGACGAGGTGCTCGGGGAGTGGGACGGCCCGAACCCGACGGTCTGCGAGTGCGAGGCCGTCACCCGGGCGGAGATCCAGGACGCCATCTCCCAGTCGGGGACGGAACTCAACGCCGTCCGCATCCGGACCCGCGCCTCGATGGGGAACTGTCAGGGCGCGATGTGCTGTCACCGGATGGCGAACGAGTTGACGCCCGAGTACGACGAGCCCACCGCCCGCGAGGCGCTCGACGACCTCTACCAGGAGCGCTGGAAGGGCGAGCGCCACGCGCTGTGGGGCGAACAGCTCTCCCAGGCGATGCTGAAGCACCACCTGCACGCGACGACGATGAACCGCGACGCCGACCCCGCGGCGAGCGACGACGCGGTCGACTTCGGCGCGTTCGACGCCGGCGCGGCCGCGGGAGACGGCCCCGACGAAGCCGACAGCGGAGCCCGACCGGACGACGCCGTCGCCGACGGCGGTCGACGAAACCGATCCGAGAACCGAGGAGTCACCGATGGCGATTCGTGAGGACGTCTTAGTCGTCGGCGGCGGCATCGCGGGCGCGACGGCCGCGCTCGCCGCCGCGGAGTCGGGCGCCACGGTCCGCCTGCTCTCGCACAAGAAGAGCACGCTCCGGCAGGCCAGCGGCCTCGTCGACGTGCTCGGCGCGGTCGGTGGCGACGGCTCCACCGGCGGCGACGGGTCCGCTGCCGGAGGACCCAAACTGATCGCAGACCCCTTCGAGGCGCTCGACCGCCTCCCCGACTCACATCCCTACCGCGTCGTCGGCGCGGACGCGATCCGCGACGGGCTCGGCCTCTTCGACGAGGCGGTCGGGGACGCCTACGCCGGCGAGCACACCGACCGCAACGCGCTCGTGCTCACCCACGGCGGGACGATCAAGCCGACCGCGCGGTATCCGGAATCCGTCGCTCCCGGACTCGCAAGCAGCGAGGAGGACACGCTGCTGGTCGGCTTCGCGGGGCTGACGGACTTCGATGCCCCTACAGCCGCGGCGCACCTCGAAGCCACGGACGTTCCCTTCGCCATCGACGGCGTGACCGTCACGTTCCCGGTCAAGTTCCGCGACGACGCGCTGACGACGCGCTTCGCGAAGGCGCTCGACACGGACGAATCGAGCGCCCGAAAGCGACTCGCCGACGCCGTCCGCGACGCGGCGGCGGACCTCGACGACTACGAGCGGGTCGGCTTCCCGGCGATGCTCGGCGACGACGCGGGCCGCGAGGTCCGCGCGGAACTGGCCGACAGACTCGGCGCGACGGTGTTTCAGATCCCGACCGGCCCGCCGAGCCTGCTCGGAATGCAACTCGAGGACCTGTTGCTCGACGCCCTCGACGACGCGGGCATCCGCCTCGCCTCCGGCAACCCCGCGGTCGGCTACGAGGCGAGCGACGGCCGGGTCGAATCGGTCCTCGTCGATCGTCGCGGGCGCGAGGTCCCCTACGCGGCCGAGGAGTTCGTGCTCGCGACGGGCGGCCTCGTCGGCAAGGGGATCGACTCCGACCGCGAAGCCGTCACCGAACCGATCTTCGACTGTCACGTTCCACACCCGACGGACCGCTACGACTGGTCCGAACCGGAAGCGTTCGGCGATCACGCCTTCGCGCGGTTCGGCGTCGTCCCCGACGACGACCTGCGACCGACGGACGGGTCCGGCGCGACCGAGTTCGGGAACCTCCGCGCGGCCGGCGGCGTCCTCGGCGGTGCCGACACGGCCCGCGAAAAGTCCGCTGCGGGCGTCTCCCTTGCGACCGGCGCGTACGCGGGCCGCCGGGCGGGCGAGGAGGCGATGCGATGACGCGAACGACGACGGAGGCGGCGACGAGCGGCACGGACGACCACGAACGAAGCGGCACGGAACCGACAAAGAGGGCGGACAGGATTCAGACGGCTGAGGCGACGGACACACAGGAGAGAGCTACCAGATGAGCGACGCGGAGAATCCACCCACGACAGAACCGATCGACCCCGCGGTACGGGACGGCCCGTCCGGCGCGGACTTCGAACCGGTCTCGGTCTTCGGCGACGACGCGACGATGGACCTGCGCCCGGGCGCGGACAACTGTTACAAGTGCTCGGTCTGCGACACGGTCTGCCCGGTCGCGGAGGTCGACGACGACTTCCCCGGCCCGAAGTTCCAGGGACCGGAACAGTGGCGGCTCAAGCGCAAGGAGGGCTCGGAGATCGACGACTCGATCATGTCCTGCTCGAACTGTATGCGCTGCGACGACGCCTGCCCGTCGAGCGTGCCGCTCTCGCAGATGCACAACACCGCCAGAGGCGAGTACGTCGACGAGCAGATGAACAAACTGTCGGTCGAGTACGTCAGAAACCGGATCCTCGCGAACTACCGGACATCCGCGTGGTTCGCCAGCAAGGTCCCGCGCCTCGCGAACGCCGTGATGCGCTTCGGGCCGACGCGGTGGGTGATGGAGAAGGCGATGGGCGTCACGAGCGAGCGGGAGTTCCCCGCGTTCGCGACGCAGACGTTCCGCGAGTGGTGGCGCGAGCGCGGCGGCGCGGACGCCTCCCGGCGCAACGCGCGGGAGGCCCGGGAGCGCCGCGGCGACCCCGTCGACGCCGACAAGAAGGTCGCGTACTTCCACGGCTGTTACTCGAACTACAACACGCCCGAGGTGGCGAAGGCGCTCGTCCACGTCTTCGAGTCGTTCGGGTACGAACTCGTCGCGCCCGAGCAGCGCTGCTCGGGGACGCCGATGTTCGCGAACGGAATGCTCGACGACGCCGAGCGCGCGGCGGAGGTGAACGTCTCCTCCTTCGCCGACCTCGTCGAGGAGGGGTACGACGCCGTCGCCTCCTGTACCTCGTGCTCGATGGCGCTCAGACAGGAGTACCCGGAACTCTTCGACATCGAGGGCATCGAGGACGTCGCCGAGAACACCTTCGAGGCGCTGGAGTACCTCCGCATCCAGGAGGATCTGGAGGGCGCGATCGCAAACGCGAGCGTCGAGGAGCAGGCGTTCGCCTACCACGCGCCGTGTCACGCCCGAAACCAGGGCCTGGATAGACAGGCGCTCGAACTGTTCCGCGAGCTCGACGGCGTCGCGATGGAAGACGTCGGTGACTCCTGTTCTGGGATCTCGGGGACCTACGGCTGGAAGGAGGAGAAGTACGAGACCTCGATGAAGATCGGCGAGGATATGTTCGAGCATATGCACGACGCCGCGGGCGACGTCGGGATGACCGAGTGTCCCACCTGCGCGATGCAGATGGAACACGGCACGGGATACGAGATCAAACACCCGCTCCAACTGCTCGAAGAGGCGCTCTGTTAGATCATAACAGATCTCCAGATAAATAATCGGAAGAGGTGATTCTCACATTCAATCGCCCAGTAGAGCGTCTGACTTTTCCACGACGACTCATCTTATTTCACCTACTAGAAATGGCCAACTGTCCAGAATACTGTCGGATTAAATATATCTACATCAGTGAGATTTCAGCTTCGCCTCCAGCCCTCCGGCAAACGTCTCCAGAGCGGTAAAAATATGCCATAGAATGATCCGATAATGACAACGATTGCAAATACAACCAATTCTTCTTCCGATATTTGTAGAACCTCGAATGTGACCAGGATAACGGCGATGACTCCAACAGCCCAGATGGCTAAGGGTACTCGCGCCTTCAATGACAAACCCCGATGTATAGACATATTTTCGGGCACCTACTGCGAACGTAAATATTGGTCGGATAGCAGGGGGTCAGCCCCCCTCTTTCAGTTCATTCCGCGTCTAAAGAGTCCGATTTCAACAGAGTCGAGATATCCGGTTTTCGCCGGTCGGTCGTCGTTTACGCCCTGATCAGTGCTCGCTTACGCGTCGACCGGTTCGATGCCGATCGTGACGGTCACGCCCTCGACGTCCCACTCCTCGACGAGCGCCCGCTCGCTCTCTGCGCCCAGTTCGTCGCCGGCGACGAACTCGCGGGTCCGCGTCTCCTCGGCGACGACGTCGCGGTGGCGGTCGACGAAGTCCGCGACGCGGCCGTCCGCGACGTCGACGTAGGTGTCGATCTCGCTGTCGACGTCGAGATCCAGACGCTTGCGCATCTCCTGGATCCGTCGGATCACGTCGCGCGCGTAGCCCTCCGCCTCGATTTCGTCCGTGAGTTCGGTGTCGACGTAGACGGTGCCGCCCTCGAAGTCCGCACCCGAGATGTGTGCCGGCGGTTCGGCCTCGTAGCGCACCATCTCCTCGGTGAGGTCGTACGTCTCGCCGTCGACTTCCACGCCGCCTTCGACCTCGGCGCGGGTCTTGCCCTCGACGGCCTCCATCACCTGCTGGGCCGCTCCGCCGAACTCGGGTCCGATGACACCCATCTCCGGAGCGGCACGCTCGACGAGTTCGTCGAACTCGCTCACGACCTCGATCGATCGGGCGTTGACGCGTTCGGAGAGGAGCTCGGCGAGCGACTCGACCGCGTCGGCGACGGCGTCGTCCTCGGTGGCGACGACGACCCGCTGGACTGGCCAGCGGAGCTTTCGGCCCCCCTGCTGGCGCGCGTTCGCCGCGGCCTCCTCGACGTCGCGGAGGACGGCCATCTCCCGTTCGAGTTGCTCGTCACGCAGCGCCTCGTCGGGTTCGGGGTACGACAGCGCGTGGACGGTCGTCGCGCTCCCGTCGAGGTGCTGGTACATCTGCTCTGCAAGGTAGGGAGTGTAGGGTGCGAGGAGCCGGATCGTCTCCTCGAGCACCGTCGAAAGCGTCGCGTACGCGCCGCGTTTCGACGCGGAGTCCTCCTCCTCCCACATCCGCTCGCGGATCGCCTTGACGTAGAAGCGCGAGACGTCCTCGGTGAGGAACTCCAGCACCGTGTTCAGCGCGTCGCTGACCTCGTAGTTCTCCCAGGCCTCGACGGCCTCGGCCTCGACGGTCTGCAGGCGCGAGAGCACCCACTCGTCGACGACCGTGAGGTCGCCGTCCGCGAGGTCCGCGTCGGCGGGGTCGTAGCCGTCCAGTTCCATATAGGGAAGCGGGAACCGGAAGACGTTCCAGAAGATGTTGAGCGTCGACTGCATCTCGCCCAACCCGTCCCACTCGAAGGAGAGGTCGACGCCCTGCTGGTCGTGACTGAGGAGGTACGCCCGCAGCGGGTCGCGGCCGGCGCGGTCGATCGCCTCCTCGGGCGTGACGATGTTGCCGAGCGACTTCGACATCTTCCGCCCGTCCTCGTCGTTGACGAAGCCGTGCATCATCACCTGCTCGTAGGGGGCCTGTCCGACCGCGGCGGTGCCCATCCCGAGTTGGGACCAGAACCACCCGCGGGTCTGGTCGTGCGCCTCGACGATCCAGTCGGCAGGCCACAGTTCCTCGTGGGCCTCGGTCTCCGAGGGGTAGTCGATCGTTCCCCACGTCGCGACCGAGGAGTCGATCCAGACGTCGAAGACGTCCGGCACGCGCTCGTAGGTCTTGCCGTCCTCGGTGATCGTCAGCGGGTCGACCGACGGTCGGTGGAGGTCGATCTCGTCGGGGTCGATGTCCTGATCCACCCGTTCGGCGAGTTCTTCCCGGGTGCCGACGACGATCCAGTCGCCGTCCTCCGCCTGCCAGATCGGGAGCGGGATGCCCCAGTAGCGCTGCCGGGAGATGTTCCAGTCGGGCGCGTCGGAGACGAAGTCGCGGAAGCGGTTGTCGCGCGCCCACTGGGGGAACCACTCCGTCTCGTCGATGTTGTCCAGCAACTCGTCTTTGATGTCGGTGACCGTGATGAACCACTGGTCGGTGGCGAGGAAGATGATGTCCGTGTCGCAGCGCCAACAGTGGCCGTACCGGTGCTCGTGGGTTCCCGAGGCGAGCAGCGCGCCCGACTCGTCGAGGTCGTCGATGATGTCGTCGTTGGCGTCGCGGACGAAGGTGCCGGCGTAGTCGCCGGCGGCCTCAGTGAACTCGCCGCGGCCGTCGACCGGGACGTACACGTCGAGGCCGAGTTCCTCGCCGCGGGCGAAGTCCTCCTGGCCGTGCCCGGGCGCGGAGTGCACTAACCCCGTGCGGTCGGCTTCGACGTAGTCGGCGGTGTAGACCTCGGCCGCGCCCTCGAAGTCGGGGATCTCGTTCAGGTGCGATTCGAGCGGGTGGTCGTACGTCCAGCCCACGAGGTCTTCACCGGTGAGTTCCTCGACGACCTCGTAGTCCTCGTAGCGGCCCTTCTTCAGGACGTCCTCGACGCACGGTTCGGCGATGTAGAGCGTCTCGGACTCGCCGCCCTTCTCCGCGCGGACGGCCTGATACGTCATCTCGCCGTCGACGGCGACGAAGGTGTTCGCCGGGATGGTCCACGGCGTCGTCGTCCAGATGACGAGGCTGCCTTCTCGATCCTGCAACGGGAACTTCACGTAGATCGAGGGCGACGTGATCTCGTCGTACTCGACCTCGTTGGCGGCGATGGCGGTCTGACACCGCGGGCAGTAGTTGACCGACCGTTTGCCCTGTTCGACGAGGCCGCGCTCGTCGACCTGCTGGAACGCCCACCACGCGGCCTCCATATACTCCGGCGAAATCGTCTCGTACGGATCGTCCCAGTCCATCCAGACACCGATCGACTGGAAGTCCTCGTCCATCGCCTCGCGGTTGCGTTCGGCGAACGCCTTGCACTCGTCGATGAACGCCTCCATCCCGTACTCCTCGATATCGCGCTTCGAGTCGAAGCCGAGTTCCTCCTCGACTTTCACCTCGATCGGGAGGCCGTGCATATCGTAGCCCGGGCGGTCGGTGACCCGGTGGCCCGACATCCGCTTGTACCGGATGACGGCGTCCTTCAGCGTCTTGTTCCACGCCGTCCCGAGGTGCATCTGCCCGGAGGTGTACGGCGGCCCGTCGACGAAGAAGAAGGCGGGGTCGTCGGCGTGGGCCTCCTTCGTCGCCTCGTAGGCGTCTGCGTCGTCCCAGTACGTCTCGACCGCGGACTCGACGTCCGCGGGCGTGTACTGGTCGTCGACTTCGTCCATACCCGTGGAGTACCAGCGGACGTATATGAAATCCGTGGAAGCGCGGCGTGCACTCTACGGTAGTAGCGGGACGATGCGCAGCGGTCACAGAGGCAGTGCAGTCGCGGAGGCAGTGCGGTCGTCGCACTGAACCGCGAGCGAGGCCGAAGGCCGAGCGAGCGGCTCTTTTTTGGTCCAGATTTTTTGCGCCGAGGGCGAGACGGCTATGCCGTCTCGCTTCCCCACGGGCGACTCGCGAGTCGCCCGTGGAGAGTGGTGCGCTTCGCGCGCCCGAGGCGTAAAAAAGGTGGATCAGAAGTCCGGGAGGTCGTCCGGGGCCTCGTACTCGGACTCCCAGGTGATGTAGTCGTCTTTGAGGACCTCACAGGCGGTCTGTCCGAGTTCGGTCAGGCCGGCGTTGATGCTCGACACCGTCTTCCAGGAGTCGATCTCGGGGTGAAGCGCTCGCTCCTTCCAGTCCTCGGGGATCCCGGGCGCGTGGTAGCCGACGCGGTCCGCGAAGTCGTCCCAAAAGAAGTCGAACTGGGCGAGGAGGTCGAGATCGAGGACGATCTGCCACTCCTCGGCCGTCACGTCCGTCGTCGCCCGCCATCGCTCGAAGGCGTCCGCCCACGCGCCGTCGCGGAGGAGTTCCTCGAGTTGGTCGCGCCGGTAGTCGGTGTCGCCGATCACCTCGGCGTCGTCGTACTCGTTGGGATCGACCACGTCCTCCAGTTCGGGGACCGGCGGCGTGTCCACGGAGAGACTCATACCTGTGCCGTTCGGGTGCCGTGGGTATAAGCGATGTGCGACCGCGAGGCGTCTGTCGGGGACGCCGAGTTACCCCTCGTCGCCGAAGTCGCCGAAGTCGTCGAGGTCGTCGAGATCCTCCCGTCGCTCGCTCCCGTCCGCGTCGGATTCGTCGCCGAAGTCGAAGCGTTCGGGCGGTTGCCCCGCGGCGTCGAGGACGATGTCCGACACTTCGATCGGGCAGTCGACGCGGACCGCGAGGGCGATGGCGTCACTCGGCCGCGCGTCGAAGACGAACCGCTGGGGCTCGCCGTTCTCGTACCGTTCGGCGTCGATCTTTGCATAGAATGTACCGTCGGCGACGTCGTCGATGCGGACCTTGTCGATCGCGCCGCCGAACTCGGTGAGCATCTCGACGAGGAGGTCGTGCGTCAGCGGGCGCTCGAACGCCTCGCCGGTGACCGCGAGTTGGATCGCCCGGGCCTGGTCGGTAGTGACCACGATAGGGAGCAGTTCCGACCGCGCCGCGACCACGACCGCGGGGATGTTCTCGCCGTCCGCGTCGATACCGACGGCGATGCCCTGGACCTCGCCCGGGTGATTCATACCACCACGTACTCCGCCCGGGTACGAATACTTACGGGACGGGTGGACCG
This portion of the Halobellus litoreus genome encodes:
- a CDS encoding class I SAM-dependent methyltransferase; this encodes MGFHTFDADRADALEDAGRYRFCSREELLAAVDPASDDVVADIGSGTGFYTDEIAPFAGHLYAVDVQAEMHERYRDKGAPDAVEFVTAEASSLPFEDDELDAAFSTMTYHEFAEDAALDELARVIRPGGRVVTVDWSRSGSGSDGPPMDERFGLGDAVGAFEDVGFTTVEGKTRKETFVHICTR
- a CDS encoding HEWD family protein is translated as MAPTLRTPTERTCERCGRIEVWEEEAGTWRLAVDESGTPQTVGSPYCIHEWDINGTFVPFEGGALEA
- a CDS encoding phosphoglycolate phosphatase, translating into MTAETPPLALDIDGTLTDGTGRLDPRAFEYLQAWDATVVLATGKAFPYPVSLSHYLGLELTVIAENGGVVLADDTVSYQGDRDRAQAAADAFVERGGDIGWGSFDAINEWRRTEIAVNRSADEDLLRSVAAEFDLEVFDTGYAYHVKTPGVEKGTGLEAVAETLGRDPADFVAIGDSENDVSTFRVAGRSFAVANADPAAREAADTVVDGSYFDGTASVLESLAEE
- the glpA gene encoding anaerobic glycerol-3-phosphate dehydrogenase subunit GlpA, which codes for MSKTPSALVLGGGSTGCGIARDLAMRGVDVTLVEKGNLTHGTTGRMHGLLHSGGRYAVSDQKSATECIEENRVLRRIASHCVEMTGGLFVQRPEDDDEYFEEKLDGCRECGIPAEVLTAEEAREIEPYLAADIERAIRVPDGAVDPFRLCVANAADAVEHGARVETHSEVTDVLVEDGEVVGVEVEHDTGSGQFVHGEPGTTEELYADYVVNATGAWAGQIGEMADVEVAVRPSKGVMTIMNVRQVDTVINRCRPKGDADIVVPHETTCILGTTDEEVEDPEDYPEEGWEVDLMIDTLSELVPMLSEARTIRSFWGVRPLYEPPEVGSEDPTDITRDFFLLDHDERDDLPGMASIVGGKLTTYRMMAEDIADHVCEKLGVDAECRTADEPLPGSEDFSVLRDWMDEFGLRSPVGLRSGERLGSRTDEVLGEWDGPNPTVCECEAVTRAEIQDAISQSGTELNAVRIRTRASMGNCQGAMCCHRMANELTPEYDEPTAREALDDLYQERWKGERHALWGEQLSQAMLKHHLHATTMNRDADPAASDDAVDFGAFDAGAAAGDGPDEADSGARPDDAVADGGRRNRSENRGVTDGDS
- the glpB gene encoding glycerol-3-phosphate dehydrogenase subunit GlpB, which encodes MAIREDVLVVGGGIAGATAALAAAESGATVRLLSHKKSTLRQASGLVDVLGAVGGDGSTGGDGSAAGGPKLIADPFEALDRLPDSHPYRVVGADAIRDGLGLFDEAVGDAYAGEHTDRNALVLTHGGTIKPTARYPESVAPGLASSEEDTLLVGFAGLTDFDAPTAAAHLEATDVPFAIDGVTVTFPVKFRDDALTTRFAKALDTDESSARKRLADAVRDAAADLDDYERVGFPAMLGDDAGREVRAELADRLGATVFQIPTGPPSLLGMQLEDLLLDALDDAGIRLASGNPAVGYEASDGRVESVLVDRRGREVPYAAEEFVLATGGLVGKGIDSDREAVTEPIFDCHVPHPTDRYDWSEPEAFGDHAFARFGVVPDDDLRPTDGSGATEFGNLRAAGGVLGGADTAREKSAAGVSLATGAYAGRRAGEEAMR
- a CDS encoding anaerobic glycerol-3-phosphate dehydrogenase subunit C codes for the protein MSDAENPPTTEPIDPAVRDGPSGADFEPVSVFGDDATMDLRPGADNCYKCSVCDTVCPVAEVDDDFPGPKFQGPEQWRLKRKEGSEIDDSIMSCSNCMRCDDACPSSVPLSQMHNTARGEYVDEQMNKLSVEYVRNRILANYRTSAWFASKVPRLANAVMRFGPTRWVMEKAMGVTSEREFPAFATQTFREWWRERGGADASRRNAREARERRGDPVDADKKVAYFHGCYSNYNTPEVAKALVHVFESFGYELVAPEQRCSGTPMFANGMLDDAERAAEVNVSSFADLVEEGYDAVASCTSCSMALRQEYPELFDIEGIEDVAENTFEALEYLRIQEDLEGAIANASVEEQAFAYHAPCHARNQGLDRQALELFRELDGVAMEDVGDSCSGISGTYGWKEEKYETSMKIGEDMFEHMHDAAGDVGMTECPTCAMQMEHGTGYEIKHPLQLLEEALC
- the ileS gene encoding isoleucine--tRNA ligase; the protein is MDEVDDQYTPADVESAVETYWDDADAYEATKEAHADDPAFFFVDGPPYTSGQMHLGTAWNKTLKDAVIRYKRMSGHRVTDRPGYDMHGLPIEVKVEEELGFDSKRDIEEYGMEAFIDECKAFAERNREAMDEDFQSIGVWMDWDDPYETISPEYMEAAWWAFQQVDERGLVEQGKRSVNYCPRCQTAIAANEVEYDEITSPSIYVKFPLQDREGSLVIWTTTPWTIPANTFVAVDGEMTYQAVRAEKGGESETLYIAEPCVEDVLKKGRYEDYEVVEELTGEDLVGWTYDHPLESHLNEIPDFEGAAEVYTADYVEADRTGLVHSAPGHGQEDFARGEELGLDVYVPVDGRGEFTEAAGDYAGTFVRDANDDIIDDLDESGALLASGTHEHRYGHCWRCDTDIIFLATDQWFITVTDIKDELLDNIDETEWFPQWARDNRFRDFVSDAPDWNISRQRYWGIPLPIWQAEDGDWIVVGTREELAERVDQDIDPDEIDLHRPSVDPLTITEDGKTYERVPDVFDVWIDSSVATWGTIDYPSETEAHEELWPADWIVEAHDQTRGWFWSQLGMGTAAVGQAPYEQVMMHGFVNDEDGRKMSKSLGNIVTPEEAIDRAGRDPLRAYLLSHDQQGVDLSFEWDGLGEMQSTLNIFWNVFRFPLPYMELDGYDPADADLADGDLTVVDEWVLSRLQTVEAEAVEAWENYEVSDALNTVLEFLTEDVSRFYVKAIRERMWEEEDSASKRGAYATLSTVLEETIRLLAPYTPYLAEQMYQHLDGSATTVHALSYPEPDEALRDEQLEREMAVLRDVEEAAANARQQGGRKLRWPVQRVVVATEDDAVADAVESLAELLSERVNARSIEVVSEFDELVERAAPEMGVIGPEFGGAAQQVMEAVEGKTRAEVEGGVEVDGETYDLTEEMVRYEAEPPAHISGADFEGGTVYVDTELTDEIEAEGYARDVIRRIQEMRKRLDLDVDSEIDTYVDVADGRVADFVDRHRDVVAEETRTREFVAGDELGAESERALVEEWDVEGVTVTIGIEPVDA
- a CDS encoding bifunctional nuclease family protein translates to MNHPGEVQGIAVGIDADGENIPAVVVAARSELLPIVVTTDQARAIQLAVTGEAFERPLTHDLLVEMLTEFGGAIDKVRIDDVADGTFYAKIDAERYENGEPQRFVFDARPSDAIALAVRVDCPIEVSDIVLDAAGQPPERFDFGDESDADGSERREDLDDLDDFGDFGDEG